Proteins from a single region of Streptomyces sp. HUAS 15-9:
- the ggt gene encoding gamma-glutamyltransferase, translating into MRRSAARKLTVLAVSAAVVSVGAAAPPAPVAGTVAKVPVAVGYGGAVASVDADASAAGIEVLRKGGNAVDAAVATAAALGVTEPYSSGIGGGGYFVYYDAKSRTVHTIDGRETAPLTAGSDLFLENGKPLAFADAVTSGLSVGTPGTPATWQTALDEWGSRHLGTVLEPAERIARDGFTVDDTFRSQTASNETRFRYFPATAKLFLPDGRLPVVGSTFKNPDLARTYEELARKGVGAIYDGALGEDVVHTVNNPPVDPGSGWNARPGKLSAADLAAYRAKPQAPTKTSYRGLKVYSIAPSSSGGTTVGEALNILEKTDLSKASETQYLHHFIEASRIAFADRGRWVGDPAFEDVPTKELLSQKYADSRACLIKDDAVLTSPLAPGDPRHPAACSTAGTAAPTTYEGENTTHLTVADKWGNVVSYTLTIEQTGGSAITVPGRGFLLNNELTDFSFAPANPAVHDPNLPGPGKRPRSSISPTIVLDRHNRPVVALGSPGGATIITTVLQTLTEFLDRRLPLVDAIAAPRASQRNAAQTELEPALYDSDLRTRLEAIGHSFKPNPEIGAATGVQRLPDGRWLAAAEKVRRGGGSAMVVRPAR; encoded by the coding sequence ATGCGTCGCTCTGCCGCGCGGAAACTGACGGTTCTGGCGGTTTCGGCCGCCGTGGTGTCGGTGGGGGCGGCGGCGCCACCGGCTCCGGTGGCCGGGACGGTGGCGAAGGTTCCGGTGGCTGTCGGCTACGGCGGCGCGGTCGCCAGCGTCGACGCGGACGCCTCCGCCGCCGGCATCGAGGTCCTGAGGAAGGGCGGCAACGCCGTCGACGCAGCCGTCGCCACGGCCGCCGCGCTCGGCGTCACCGAGCCCTACTCCTCCGGTATCGGCGGAGGCGGCTACTTCGTCTACTACGACGCCAAGTCCCGCACGGTCCACACCATCGACGGCCGGGAGACCGCGCCGCTGACCGCCGGCTCCGACCTCTTCCTGGAGAACGGCAAGCCCCTCGCCTTCGCCGACGCCGTCACCAGCGGCCTGAGCGTCGGCACCCCGGGCACGCCCGCCACCTGGCAGACGGCCCTGGACGAATGGGGCAGCAGACACCTCGGTACGGTCCTCGAACCCGCCGAGCGCATCGCCCGCGACGGCTTCACCGTGGACGACACCTTCCGCAGCCAGACCGCGTCCAACGAGACCCGTTTCCGCTACTTTCCGGCCACCGCGAAGCTGTTCCTGCCCGACGGCCGGCTCCCGGTCGTCGGCTCGACCTTCAAGAACCCCGACCTCGCCCGCACCTACGAGGAACTGGCCAGAAAGGGAGTCGGCGCGATCTACGACGGCGCGCTCGGCGAGGACGTCGTCCACACCGTGAACAACCCCCCGGTGGACCCGGGTTCCGGCTGGAACGCCCGCCCCGGCAAGCTCTCCGCCGCGGACCTGGCCGCCTACCGCGCCAAGCCGCAGGCGCCCACGAAGACGTCGTACCGCGGACTGAAGGTCTACTCGATCGCGCCCTCCTCCTCGGGCGGCACCACGGTCGGCGAAGCCCTCAACATCCTTGAGAAGACCGACCTTTCGAAGGCCTCCGAGACGCAGTACCTGCACCACTTCATCGAGGCGAGCCGGATCGCCTTCGCGGACCGCGGGCGCTGGGTCGGCGACCCGGCCTTCGAGGACGTACCGACGAAGGAACTGCTCTCGCAGAAGTACGCCGACTCGCGCGCCTGCCTGATCAAGGACGACGCCGTCCTCACCAGCCCGCTCGCGCCCGGCGACCCGCGCCACCCGGCGGCCTGCTCCACCGCGGGCACGGCGGCCCCGACGACCTACGAAGGCGAGAACACCACCCACCTCACGGTCGCCGACAAGTGGGGCAACGTCGTCTCCTACACCCTCACCATCGAGCAGACCGGCGGCAGCGCGATCACCGTCCCCGGCCGTGGCTTCCTGCTCAACAACGAGCTGACGGACTTCTCCTTCGCCCCGGCCAACCCGGCCGTGCACGACCCGAACCTGCCCGGTCCCGGCAAGCGGCCGCGCTCCTCGATCTCCCCGACGATCGTGCTCGACCGGCACAACCGGCCCGTCGTGGCCCTCGGTTCGCCCGGCGGCGCGACCATCATCACCACCGTGCTGCAGACCCTCACGGAGTTCCTCGACCGCCGGCTCCCGCTGGTCGACGCGATCGCCGCGCCGCGCGCCAGCCAGCGCAACGCCGCCCAGACCGAACTCGAACCCGCGCTCTACGACAGCGACCTGAGGACCCGGCTGGAGGCCATCGGCCACAGCTTCAAACCGAACCCCGAAATCGGTGCGGCCACCGGCGT
- a CDS encoding DUF6278 family protein, with translation MNIPFLGSRHKKHDEAVLALDPEGVAELLSECELLRAQASQEGVLLDDSAASLEALDQLLPRWRDDEESLPWLGNDAGLYLGTVIVRTVPGARWDLRPGGHAVVRLASGREFDVVETGREWAASGAPELSQLYAEVAEN, from the coding sequence ATGAACATCCCGTTCCTGGGCAGTCGGCACAAGAAACACGATGAGGCGGTGCTCGCGCTCGACCCCGAGGGCGTCGCCGAGCTTCTCTCCGAATGTGAGCTGTTGCGCGCGCAGGCGTCCCAGGAGGGCGTCCTGCTCGACGACTCCGCGGCCTCGCTGGAGGCGCTCGACCAGCTGCTGCCGCGCTGGCGCGACGACGAGGAGAGCCTGCCCTGGCTGGGCAACGACGCGGGGCTGTATCTGGGCACGGTCATCGTGCGCACGGTGCCGGGTGCGCGCTGGGACCTCAGACCTGGCGGGCATGCCGTCGTACGGCTGGCGTCGGGCCGTGAGTTCGACGTCGTCGAGACCGGCCGGGAGTGGGCCGCGAGCGGTGCGCCCGAGCTGTCGCAGCTCTACGCCGAGGTCGCCGAGAACTGA
- a CDS encoding alpha/beta fold hydrolase: protein MGHGRTTLRTSAVGAVSAALIAGSVVGLAPAAQAATGIRFVDITGDGGTILKANVVTPADADASHSYPLIVLPTSWGLPQAEYLVQAQKLANSGYIVLTYNVRGFWQSGGQIEVAGPPDIADASKVIDWALANTPADPRHIGMAGVSYGAGISLLAAAHDKRIKAVAALSGWADLISSIYSGRTQHVEAAAFLDGAGVITGRESPETRQVFDDFYASNLAKEQEMIDWGKKRSVATYVDQLNENAPAVMMANAWGDTIFPANQYADFYEKLTVPKRLEFRPGDHGTAELTGLFGLPNDVWTDTERWLDHYLKGADNGIDHEQPVQLKSRTSGGYEAYPDWKSVGATRRKLALGGATTIHANVDSGADGGIVFLSSILDQVAQIPPIASIPLLPRRWAAVWQSEKYGTAQQVRGTAKLHTTLTPTRESGTLVAYLYDVGPLGFGKLVTNAPYTWYNRTPGQSFDVDLDLFSTAYDVPAGHRLALVVDTVDPLYTEHNPSGAQLTFSSPADDPSYVSVPLREQ from the coding sequence ATGGGACACGGTCGCACCACCTTGCGCACCTCCGCCGTCGGAGCCGTCTCCGCGGCGCTGATCGCCGGCAGCGTCGTGGGCCTGGCTCCGGCCGCGCAGGCCGCCACCGGCATCCGCTTCGTCGACATCACCGGCGACGGCGGCACGATCCTCAAGGCGAACGTCGTCACCCCCGCGGACGCCGACGCCTCGCACAGCTACCCGCTCATCGTGCTGCCCACGAGCTGGGGCCTTCCCCAGGCGGAGTATCTGGTCCAGGCCCAGAAGCTCGCGAACTCCGGGTACATCGTGCTCACTTACAACGTGCGCGGCTTCTGGCAGTCCGGCGGACAGATAGAAGTGGCCGGTCCGCCCGACATAGCGGACGCCTCCAAAGTGATCGACTGGGCTCTCGCCAACACCCCCGCCGACCCCCGGCACATCGGCATGGCGGGCGTCTCCTACGGCGCCGGGATCAGCCTGCTCGCCGCCGCCCACGACAAGCGGATCAAGGCGGTCGCCGCGCTCAGCGGCTGGGCGGACCTGATCAGCTCCATCTACTCCGGCCGCACCCAGCACGTCGAGGCCGCCGCCTTCCTTGACGGCGCGGGTGTCATCACGGGCCGCGAGAGCCCCGAGACACGGCAGGTCTTCGACGACTTCTACGCCTCCAACCTCGCCAAGGAACAGGAGATGATCGACTGGGGGAAGAAACGTTCGGTCGCGACCTACGTCGACCAGCTCAACGAGAACGCCCCGGCCGTGATGATGGCCAACGCCTGGGGCGACACCATCTTCCCGGCCAACCAGTACGCCGACTTCTACGAGAAGCTCACCGTCCCGAAGCGGCTGGAGTTCCGCCCCGGCGACCACGGGACCGCCGAACTGACCGGCCTGTTCGGGCTGCCCAACGACGTGTGGACCGACACCGAGCGCTGGCTCGACCACTATCTCAAGGGCGCGGACAACGGCATCGACCACGAGCAGCCGGTACAGCTCAAGTCCCGTACCTCCGGCGGCTACGAGGCCTACCCGGACTGGAAGTCGGTCGGCGCCACCCGCAGGAAGCTCGCCCTCGGGGGCGCCACCACGATCCACGCGAACGTGGACTCGGGCGCCGACGGCGGAATCGTCTTCCTCTCCAGCATCCTCGACCAGGTCGCGCAGATCCCGCCGATCGCCTCGATCCCACTGCTCCCCCGCCGCTGGGCCGCGGTCTGGCAGTCGGAGAAGTACGGCACCGCCCAGCAGGTGCGCGGCACCGCGAAGTTGCACACCACCCTCACCCCGACCCGGGAGAGCGGCACCCTCGTCGCCTACCTCTACGACGTGGGCCCGCTCGGCTTCGGCAAGCTGGTCACCAACGCGCCGTACACCTGGTACAACCGAACGCCCGGCCAGTCGTTCGACGTCGACCTGGACCTGTTCTCGACCGCCTACGACGTGCCGGCCGGGCACCGGCTCGCCCTGGTCGTCGACACGGTCGACCCGCTCTACACCGAGCACAACCCGTCCGGCGCGCAGCTGACCTTCTCCTCACCCGCGGACGACCCGTCATACGTGTCCGTTCCGCTGCGCGAGCAGTGA